In a single window of the Raphanus sativus cultivar WK10039 chromosome 9, ASM80110v3, whole genome shotgun sequence genome:
- the LOC108826255 gene encoding B3 domain-containing protein At5g60142, whose translation MNKGDSSDDCIPKFFKVYLPDDSGDDLDIPISFNSYLPKSLPEYIIVRSIYGNIWKLKLRKRCGNVEKISMVNGWKRIVKDEDLKGGEFLGFEFDGSRLFNFCIYGHATCKRLGNSVKTKESKDGSESADIIVIDDDDDDDDDDDNQDSGDEDIVVIDDDSSNDVSSGQGSGMEDQSTKDIIVIDEDSSDGDYTDADEDDDGRSGVETELRE comes from the exons ATGAACAAAG GTGATTCTTCTGATGATTGTATTCCAAAGTTCTTCAAAGTGTACCTACCTGATGATTCTGGAGATGATctg GACATACCGATTTCTTTCAACAGCTACTTACCAAAGTCCTTGCCTGAATACATAATTGTTAGAAGCATTTATGGAAACATTTGGAAACTGAAGTTGAGGAAACGTTGTGGTAATGTTGAGAAAATTTCTATGGTTAATGGATGGAAGAGAATCGTAAAGGACGAAGATCTAAAGGGCGGAGAGTTCTTGGGTTTCGAGTTTGATGGCTCTCGTCTTTTCAACTTCTGTATCTACGGCCACGCAACTTGTAAAAGGCTTGGAAATTCAGTGAAAACTAAAGAGAGCAAAGATGGATCTGAGAGTGCTGATATCATAGtcattgatgatgatgatgatgatgatgatgatgatgataatcaaGATTCTGGTGACGAAGATATCGTAGTTATTGATGATGATAGTTCTAATGATGTTAGTAGTGGGCAAGGTTCTGGTATGGAAGATCAATCTACAAAAGATATCATAGTTATTGATGAGGATAGCAGTGATGGTGATTATACTGATGccgatgaagatgatgatggaaGGAGTGGAGTTGAGACAGAGTTAAGAGAGTGA
- the LOC108823492 gene encoding uncharacterized protein LOC108823492 — MEKDLLDISGEDESNWLLKDTPLKGVTSSFAVGGREKSYLDCSPLQIPRSSRALPPPPRPPFSSIGRVTGNTMEEEKASHCIETTGSVVGKENSSGSKVELSVERQQMKKKKKKNAGFNLRKSLAWDRAFSTEEGVLDSTELSKITGNACLVGGDMLSAIQEEAMSASKFTNVSPGLQALEETLFNDLPVNSKRREKRIMTGTVPKYATPSKPQSSMVIPAQDLRSGSKRSGCPRPPPSSSLKRPANVHTTIPRCREPISKVSTTKSDPVANNMTRITRSPSKPKLSQPTQSNNSQKSLGSVSFSKSTSSAKSKTSSSLTIKSSIPKPSLKQSRRNVIAKTSAIPSASKSQYSLVGKSKDGPMTTSDVDMLGHALNTPESDVTNMSTTLAQNNRVGNTQFAVSPLVKTSGLRLPSPSIGYFDQSGSQPSHSAEEKHIQLPSYDVCSASRFSLIPTFKKPQFSEKAPRVKSKSATRTIASSGSAAGFSVQERVKVGLKSTRDIESKVSSCSKNSQITESLQHPCIVPGDICTSENLSTAKCEDFQSSSELQLSRRPDDDMVEGQLIKGSMDSQVQGPAGDELTQLEVCNQGEEDRCIMNDVNGDIDILDVHGKPQKECMHPGDEDEQSDFLCGEKDVLITNHSTENDISSEYQLRLFVPSGSADAPDCVQSSCSHFEENAMLDSIRCGHNIECDGQAVVETEKRIDVSDSTETNCEADFVGPFPDRKDWSRGSEEQHFSCQLALEGKESSREIDVLTRNERADADDGPDLQINYLTGSSAVEQNIEPVTLLMPSSAEVKMENKSRESSHEPCSEKLTSEKHIQYNCSSAADTSDMNDVYEVKQTDQLGTSDGCCPAKDVSATVSYSNEELEDNSELEDMDLVTESDSSDEEPDGNLNLKQVNLVTELEFISNQDEFPIKGIPDQEYLEQEAIYTAMDQCGKPQTLLSESIGSPASLCEDPESLDQDTIFSRSSEGRSSQDSNSACIVYNYGGKAEVQTDTKKDFSTRVTGQEYVSHEEGEVQLTKISRDPVEYVTREEESVAPISKNEAFSVRDDMQPDEFTVLSDDTLTSESNGVHASEKDFSAQVTDQELGFNGEVEAQVIKISPDPVVYVSREEEPRTPITMNETFSVRDDIQPDDDNLTSENNGVHASESSSDRKCSPEGKDKTVPMDAKSEKKPDPIIVKPPNAVPFSDEWLAAIEAAGEEILTLKSGRVQHSPTDKTVPEPGPWSPVKKKNNQGVGPFDCTKYTNKGLPPALD; from the exons aTGGAGAAGGATCTGTTAGATATCTCTGGGGAAGACGAATCCAATTGGCTTCTGAAAGATACGCCGCTTAAAGGCGTCACGTCGTCGTTTGCCGTTGGTGGCCGAGAAAAGAGTTATTTAGATTGCTCACCTCTTCAAATCCCTAGATCGAGTCGCgcccttcctcctcctcctcgtcctcCTTTTTCTTCAATTG GAAGAGTAACAGGCAACACCATGGAGGAGGAGAAGGCAAGCCATTGTATTGAAACAACAGGCAGTGTAGTAGGGAAGGAGAATAGCAGTGGGAGCAAAGTTGAATTGAGTGTGGAGCGACAAcagatgaaaaagaagaaaaagaagaatgcAGGTTTTAACTTGCGTAAAAGCTTAGCTTGGGATAGAGCTTTTTCAACTGAAGAAG GTGTTTTGGATTCCACTGAGCTATCTAAAATCACTGGAAATGCTTGTCTAGTTGGTGGAGATATGTTGTCTGCAATCCAGGAGGAGGCGATGTCAGCTTCCAAATTTACTAATGTATCACCCGGACTACAAGCTCTCGAGGAAACCTTGTTTAACGACTTGCCTGTGAATAGTAAAAGGAGAGAGAAGAGGATCATGACTGGCACTGTGCCTAAGTACGCAACACCATCTAAACCGCAATCTTCCATGGTGA TTCCAGCTCAGGATTTGAGGAGCGGTTCCAAACGCAGTGGATGTCCCCGACCTCCTCCTTCATCTTC CCTGAAACGACCTGCAAATGTGCATACAACAATACCACGTTGCAGGGAGCCGATATCTAAAGTTTCTACGACCAAATCTGATCCAGTTGCTAACAACATGACAAGGATTACTAGAAGTCCAAGCAAACCGAAACTAAGTCAACCTACTCAATCAA ATAATTCTCAGAAGAGCTTAGGATCTGTAAGCTTCTCTAAAAGCACTTCGAGCGCCAAGAGTAAAACAAGTTCCAGCCTAACGATCAAAAGTTCAATTCCGAAGCCCTCTCTTAAGCAATCTAGAAGAAATGTG ATTGCCAAAACATCAGCTATTCCTTCAGCATCCAAGTCACAGTATTCTCTTGTTGGGAAGTCCAAAGATGGCCCTATGACTACATCAGATGTGGATATGCTTGGTCATGCGTTAAATACCCCCGAGTCTGATGTAACTAATATGAGCACCACATTAGCTCAAAATAATAGAGTTGGAAACACGCAGTTCGCAGTTTCCCCACTAGTAAAGACATCAGGTTTAAGACTGCCGTCACCGTCAATTGGCTATTTCGATCag TCCGGTTCTCAACCTTCACACAGCGCAGAAGAGAAACATATACAGCTTCCGAGTTATGATGTTTGTTCAGCTTCTCGTTTTTCTTTGATCCCTACCTTCAAGAAACCACAATTTTCTGAAAAAGCTCCCAGAGTTAAATCCAAGTCAGCAACTCGAACCATCGCCAGTTCAGGTTCAGCTGCAGGTTTCTCTGTTCAAGAAAGGGTGAAAGTGGGCTTGAAAAGCACTCGGGACATAGAATCTAAAGTGTCGTCTTGTTCAAAGAATTCTCAGATTACTGAAAGCCTGCAGCATCCGTGTATCGTTCCTGGTGATATTTGTACATCTGAGAACCTTTCTACAGCGAAATGTGAAGATTTCCAGAGTAGCAGTGAGCTGCAGCTCAGTAGAAGGCCTGATGATGATATGGTAGAAGGTCAACTTATCAAAGGTTCCATGGATTCTCAGGTGCAGGGTCCTGCTGGCGATGAGTTGACACAGTTGGAAGTCTGCAATCAAGGGGAAGAAGATAGATGTATTATGAACGATGTTAATGGAGATATAGATATATTGGATGTACATGGAAAACCACAAAAGGAATGCATGCACCCTGGAGATGAAGACGAGCAGAGTGACTTCCTCTGTGGAGAAAAAGATGTGCTAATTACCAACCATTCTACTGAAAATGATATATCTTCAGAATATCAGTTACGTCTTTTTGTTCCTTCAGGGTCTGCTGACGCACCAGATTGTGTTCAATCATCATGCAGCCATTTTGAGGAAAATGCAATGTTGGATTCCATTCGGTGTGGTCATAACATAGAGTGTGATGGTCAGGCTGTAGTAGAAACGGAAAAGAGAATTGATGTAAGCGATAGCACAGAGACAAACTGTGAGGCTGACTTCGTTGGTCCATTTCCCGATCGCAAAGACTGGTCTCGAGGATCTGAAGAACAGCATTTCTCGTGCCAATTAGCCCTTGAGGGGAAAGAGAGCAGTCGTGAGATAGATGTCTTGACCAGAAACGAAAGAGCAGATGCAGATGATGGCCCTGATTTGCAGATAAATTACTTAACTGGTTCTTCTGCAGTTGAGCAAAACATCGAACCAGTGACCTTACTAATGCCTTCCTCCGCTGAAGTTAAGATGGAGAATAAATCTCGGGAATCATCTCATGAACCCTGCTCTGAGAAACTAACTTCTGAAAAGCATATTCAGTATAACTGTTCCAGTGCTGCAGATACATCTGATATGAATGATGTTTATGAAGTGAAGCAGACTGATCAACTTGGAACATCAGATGGTTGCTGTCCAGCAAAAGATGTATCTGCCACAGTCTCTTATTCAAATGAGGAGCTTGAAGATAACTCAGAGCTGGAAGACATGGATCTGGTTACTGAGTCAGATAGCTCAGATGAGGAGCCTGATGGTAATTTGAATCTGAAACAGGTGAATCTGGTTACTGAGTTAGAATTCATTAGTAACCAGGATGAGTTTCCTATCAAGGGCATTCCTGATCAAGAATATCTGGAACAAGAAGCTATCTATACTGCAATGGAccagtgtggaaaacctcaaaCTCTACTAAGTGAATCAATTGGTTCCCCGGCTTCTTTATGTGAAGATCCTGAGAGTCTAGATCAGGACACCATTTTCTCCAGAAGCTCCGAAGGCAGGTCGAGCCAGGATTCAAATTCTGCATGTATTGTGTATAACTATGGTGGAAAAGCTGAAGTCCAGACAGATACTAAAAAGGATTTCAGTACTCGGGTTACTGGTCAAGAATATGTCTCTCATGAAGAAGGTGAAGTTCAGCTCACAAAGATCTCTCGTGATCCTGTAGAATATGTGACCAGAGAGGAGGAATCAGTAGCTCCGATATCTAAGAATGAGGCTTTCTCAGTCAGAGATGATATGCAGCCTGACGAGTTTACTGTGCTGAGCGATGACACTTTGACATCAGAAAGCAATGGAGTTCATGCTTCTGAAAAGGATTTCAGTGCTCAGGTTACTGATCAAGAACTCGGCTTTAATGGAGAGGTGGAGGCTCAAGTTATAAAGATCTCTCCTGATCCTGTAGTATATGTGAGCAGAGAGGAAGAACCAAGGACTCCTATAACCATGAACGAGACTTTCTCAGTCAGAGATGATATCCAGCCTGACGATGACAATTTGACATCAGAAAACAATGGAGTCCATGCCTCTGAAAGCAGTAGCGATCGTAAATGTTCACCAGAAGGCAAGGATAAGACGGTACCAAT GGATGCTAAGTCTGAGAAGAAACCTGATCCTATTATTGTAAAGCCTCCAAACGCTGTTCCATTTTCTGACGAGTGGTTAGCTGCAATTGAGGCTGCTGGGGAg GAAATCTTAACACTGAAAAGTGGACGTGTACAACATTCACCAACCGACAAGACTGTTCCTGAACCAGGTCCATGGTCTCCG gttaagaagaagaacaatCAAGGAGTAGGACCATTTGACTGCACAAAGTATACAAACAAAGGTCTTCCTCCTGCTTTAGATTGA